A DNA window from Corynebacterium ciconiae DSM 44920 contains the following coding sequences:
- the pdxY gene encoding pyridoxal kinase PdxY, giving the protein MNILSIQSHVTYGHVGNSAAVFPLQRMGHEVWAINTVEFSNHTGYGAWRGPLMPASDVTDIVTGLEEREVLGSVDAVLSGYQGGPDIADAILDAVSRVKKHNPNAIYVCDPVMGNAKSGCFVSDAIPPLLRDKVVPQADVIVPNQFELGYLVDREVSDLESTLAAVDAAFELGPSAALVTSVERPDREEGTVEMLAVDSAGAWLVTTPKLPIKINGSGDVTASLFTGHYTGSRDAAAALAKTTSSIFDLVEATYTAGTRELQLIETQDAFAHPRLQFEVRQVR; this is encoded by the coding sequence ATGAACATCCTTTCCATTCAATCGCATGTCACCTATGGGCACGTGGGCAACTCGGCGGCAGTGTTCCCGCTGCAGCGCATGGGCCACGAGGTGTGGGCCATCAACACCGTGGAGTTTTCTAACCACACCGGCTATGGCGCATGGCGCGGGCCGCTGATGCCGGCCTCCGATGTCACCGACATCGTCACCGGGCTCGAGGAGCGCGAGGTACTCGGCTCGGTGGATGCTGTGCTCTCCGGATACCAGGGCGGACCCGATATTGCAGATGCCATTCTCGACGCCGTCTCTCGGGTGAAGAAGCACAACCCCAACGCCATCTACGTGTGCGACCCGGTGATGGGCAACGCTAAGTCCGGCTGCTTTGTCTCCGACGCCATCCCGCCGCTGCTCCGCGACAAGGTGGTGCCCCAGGCCGATGTGATTGTGCCGAACCAGTTCGAGCTGGGCTACTTGGTCGACCGCGAGGTCTCGGATCTGGAGTCCACTCTTGCCGCGGTGGACGCTGCTTTCGAGCTTGGCCCCTCGGCTGCGCTCGTGACCTCGGTGGAGCGCCCCGATCGGGAGGAAGGCACAGTAGAGATGCTGGCCGTGGACTCCGCTGGGGCATGGTTGGTGACCACCCCGAAGCTGCCGATCAAGATCAATGGTTCGGGAGACGTGACCGCCTCGCTGTTCACCGGCCACTACACCGGTAGCCGCGATGCTGCCGCAGCCCTGGCAAAGACCACCTCGTCCATCTTCGATCTGGTGGAGGCCACCTACACTGCCGGCACCCGCGAATTGCAGCTGATCGAAACCCAGGACGCCTTTGCGCATCCGCGTCTGCAGTTCGAGGTCCGCCAAGTGCGCTAG
- the ettA gene encoding energy-dependent translational throttle protein EttA encodes MGEFIYTMKNVRKAHGDKVILDNVTMAFYPGAKIGVVGPNGAGKSSILKIMAGLDQPSNGEAFLDSGATVGILQQEPPLNEEKTVRENVEEGLGSIFEKKQRFEAIAEEMATNYTDELMEEMGKLQEELDAADAWEVDSKIEQAMEALRCPPSDEPVTHLSGGERRRVALAKLLLSEPDLLLLDEPTNHLDAESVLWLEKHLADYPGAVLAVTHDRYFLDHVAGWICEVDRGKLYPYEGNYSTYLEKKAERLEVAGKKDAKLRKRLKDELAWVRSGAKARQAKNKARLERYEEMAKEAEQYKKLDFEEIQIPTPPRLGNQVVEVHNLTKGFDGRTLIKDLSFTLPRNGIVGVIGPNGVGKSTLFKTIVGLEEPDAGEVKVGQTVQLSYVDQNRENIDGEKTVWEVVSDGLDYIHVGQNEMPSRAYLSAFGFKGPDQQKPAKVLSGGERNRLNLALTLKQGGNLILLDEPTNDLDVETLSSLENALQKFPGCAVVISHDRWFLDRTCTHILAWEGNIAEGQWFWFEGNFEDYEKNKVERLGLEAARPSRVTHRKLSR; translated from the coding sequence TTGGGCGAGTTTATCTACACCATGAAAAACGTCCGCAAGGCGCATGGTGACAAGGTCATTTTGGACAATGTCACCATGGCCTTTTATCCGGGCGCGAAAATCGGTGTCGTTGGTCCGAACGGCGCCGGTAAGTCCTCGATTCTGAAGATTATGGCAGGGCTGGACCAGCCCTCGAATGGTGAAGCCTTCCTGGATTCGGGTGCCACCGTCGGCATCCTCCAGCAGGAGCCGCCGCTGAACGAGGAGAAGACCGTCCGCGAGAACGTGGAAGAGGGCTTAGGCTCCATCTTCGAAAAGAAGCAGCGCTTCGAGGCCATCGCTGAGGAGATGGCTACCAATTACACCGATGAGCTCATGGAAGAAATGGGCAAGCTCCAAGAGGAACTGGACGCAGCTGATGCCTGGGAGGTCGATTCCAAGATCGAGCAGGCCATGGAGGCGCTGCGCTGCCCGCCCTCGGATGAGCCCGTCACCCACCTCTCCGGTGGTGAGCGCCGCCGCGTGGCGCTCGCTAAGCTGCTGCTCTCCGAGCCGGATCTGCTGCTGCTGGACGAGCCCACCAACCACTTGGACGCCGAGTCTGTGCTGTGGCTGGAGAAGCACCTGGCGGATTATCCCGGTGCCGTGCTGGCCGTGACCCACGATCGTTACTTCCTTGACCACGTGGCTGGCTGGATCTGTGAGGTCGACCGCGGCAAGCTGTACCCCTACGAGGGCAACTACTCCACCTACCTGGAGAAGAAGGCCGAGCGCCTCGAGGTGGCCGGCAAGAAGGATGCCAAGCTGCGCAAGCGCTTGAAGGACGAGCTGGCGTGGGTGCGCTCCGGTGCCAAGGCCCGCCAGGCTAAGAACAAGGCCCGTCTGGAGCGCTACGAGGAGATGGCCAAGGAAGCCGAGCAGTACAAGAAGCTCGACTTTGAAGAGATCCAGATCCCCACCCCGCCGCGCCTGGGTAATCAGGTGGTGGAGGTGCACAACCTCACCAAGGGCTTCGATGGCCGTACCCTGATCAAGGATCTGTCTTTCACCCTGCCGCGAAACGGCATCGTGGGCGTGATTGGCCCCAACGGTGTGGGTAAGTCCACACTGTTTAAGACCATCGTGGGGCTGGAGGAGCCGGATGCCGGCGAGGTCAAGGTGGGACAGACCGTGCAGCTGTCCTATGTGGACCAGAACCGCGAGAACATCGACGGCGAGAAGACCGTGTGGGAGGTTGTCTCCGATGGTTTGGACTACATTCACGTAGGCCAGAACGAAATGCCCTCGCGTGCCTACCTCTCCGCCTTCGGGTTCAAGGGGCCGGACCAGCAGAAGCCGGCCAAGGTGCTCTCCGGTGGTGAGCGTAACCGCCTGAACTTGGCGCTCACCCTGAAGCAGGGCGGAAACCTGATCCTGCTGGACGAGCCGACCAACGACCTCGACGTGGAAACCTTGAGCTCGCTGGAGAATGCGCTGCAGAAGTTCCCCGGTTGTGCCGTGGTGATTTCCCACGATCGCTGGTTCCTCGACCGCACCTGTACCCACATTCTCGCCTGGGAGGGCAATATCGCCGAAGGCCAGTGGTTCTGGTTCGAAGGTAACTTCGAGGACTATGAGAAGAACAAGGTGGAGCGCCTCGGCCTCGAGGCCGCCCGTCCCTCGCGCGTGACCCACCGCAAGCTGTCTCGCTAG
- a CDS encoding acyl-CoA thioesterase, whose protein sequence is MTETAAHVESSTPGPIHSCAIPVRWTDFDRFGHMSNSVYVELAQEARMRFAIDEFLPRGLEIPTVFVRRLDADYLAPVLTDTTAVTVDTQVISIGHTSFTSRQKLKDRHGKICCIIEVVQIAMDLHTSSPRPISEREISVLTRAEETKALSNGSN, encoded by the coding sequence ATGACGGAAACTGCCGCCCACGTGGAAAGCTCCACCCCAGGCCCCATCCATTCCTGCGCCATCCCGGTCCGCTGGACAGATTTTGACCGCTTCGGCCACATGAGCAACTCGGTGTACGTAGAGCTCGCCCAAGAGGCGCGAATGCGCTTCGCTATCGACGAGTTTCTGCCCCGCGGACTCGAGATCCCCACTGTCTTCGTTCGCCGCCTGGATGCCGATTATCTCGCCCCGGTGCTCACAGATACCACGGCAGTCACCGTGGACACCCAAGTCATCAGCATCGGCCACACCTCCTTCACGTCGCGGCAGAAGCTGAAGGATCGCCACGGCAAGATCTGCTGCATTATCGAAGTCGTGCAGATCGCTATGGACCTGCACACCTCCAGCCCGCGCCCGATCAGCGAGCGGGAAATCTCGGTGCTCACCCGCGCCGAGGAAACAAAGGCGCTGTCGAACGGGTCGAACTAG
- a CDS encoding globin has product MSEPRSVFDEIGHDTFDRLVAGFYARVKEDDILGPMYPAEDWAGAEWRLKMFLIQFWGGPSEYSAERGHPRLRMRHAPFTIDAAAAERWLELMKASMDELPASALSDAHRAALWEHMVRVAYMLVNHT; this is encoded by the coding sequence ATGAGCGAACCGCGCAGCGTCTTCGATGAGATTGGCCACGACACCTTCGATCGTCTCGTCGCCGGCTTTTATGCCCGAGTGAAAGAGGACGATATTCTCGGCCCGATGTACCCAGCCGAGGATTGGGCGGGCGCCGAGTGGCGGCTGAAAATGTTTCTCATTCAGTTCTGGGGCGGGCCGAGCGAGTACTCCGCAGAGCGCGGACATCCCCGCCTCCGCATGCGCCACGCCCCCTTCACCATCGATGCCGCTGCCGCGGAGCGCTGGTTGGAACTGATGAAGGCCTCGATGGATGAGCTTCCGGCCTCAGCGCTGAGCGACGCCCACCGCGCCGCACTGTGGGAGCACATGGTGCGAGTGGCCTACATGCTGGTCAATCACACCTAA
- a CDS encoding single-stranded DNA-binding protein: MPMIQTTLMGNLGTDPEYRLFPSGKELTKFRVCSSKSRQNEHGDWEQISELWVDVECWGRLASPAAHALRCSMSVILVGHFYTDVWEVEDNGVSSKRSQVRFKAQFVGSDVTRSLLRVGSSADDSAADTAADGRAAAGGSAAGIALGEEAESVPF; encoded by the coding sequence GAGTACCGCTTGTTTCCCAGCGGCAAGGAACTCACTAAATTTCGCGTCTGCTCTTCCAAATCCCGCCAGAATGAACACGGCGACTGGGAGCAGATCAGCGAGCTGTGGGTGGATGTCGAATGCTGGGGCCGCCTCGCCTCCCCTGCGGCGCACGCCTTGCGCTGCAGTATGAGCGTGATTCTGGTCGGCCACTTCTACACCGATGTGTGGGAAGTGGAAGACAATGGGGTCAGCTCGAAGCGCAGTCAAGTGCGGTTTAAGGCCCAGTTTGTGGGCAGCGACGTCACCCGTTCACTGCTGCGGGTGGGCTCCAGCGCCGATGATAGCGCAGCAGATACCGCCGCTGATGGGCGTGCCGCAGCCGGTGGCAGCGCCGCAGGAATTGCGCTGGGCGAGGAGGCCGAATCTGTACCCTTCTAG